A stretch of the Thermus thermophilus genome encodes the following:
- the rdgB gene encoding RdgB/HAM1 family non-canonical purine NTP pyrophosphatase has translation MKVVLATSNPGKVRELKEGLAPLGWTLLTLADFPLRMPKEEGATFLENALLKAAYVAKATGLPALADDSGLEVYALGGEPGVYSARYGGRATDRERNVYLLERMRHLKGEERKARFVAVLVLAYPDGHAEAYEGSVEGLILEAPRGEGGFGYDPLFYVPEAGKTFAEMGLEEKARYTHRGKALRALLEAYKEGPPPREISQLE, from the coding sequence ATGAAGGTGGTCCTGGCCACCTCCAACCCCGGGAAGGTGCGGGAGCTCAAGGAGGGCCTTGCCCCCTTGGGCTGGACCCTCCTCACCCTGGCGGACTTCCCCTTGCGCATGCCCAAGGAGGAGGGGGCCACCTTCCTGGAAAACGCCCTCCTCAAGGCGGCGTACGTGGCCAAGGCCACGGGGCTTCCCGCCCTCGCCGACGACTCCGGCCTCGAGGTCTACGCCCTCGGGGGCGAGCCCGGGGTCTACTCCGCCCGCTACGGGGGGAGGGCCACGGACCGGGAGCGGAACGTCTACCTCCTGGAGAGGATGCGCCACCTCAAAGGGGAAGAGCGCAAGGCCCGCTTCGTGGCCGTCCTGGTCCTGGCCTACCCCGACGGGCACGCCGAGGCCTACGAGGGGAGCGTGGAGGGGCTGATCCTCGAGGCCCCCCGGGGGGAGGGGGGCTTCGGTTACGATCCCCTCTTCTACGTCCCCGAGGCGGGGAAGACCTTCGCCGAGATGGGCCTAGAGGAGAAGGCCCGCTACACCCACCGGGGAAAGGCCCTTAGAGCTCTCCTGGAGGCCTACAAGGAGGGGCCTCCTCCCCGGGAGATTTCCCAGCTGGAATGA
- a CDS encoding maltose ABC transporter substrate-binding protein, producing MRKLVPALALGLSLALAQGKITVWTHFGGPELEWLKEQARTFERTSGTKVEVVEVPFGEIKQKFILGAPQGQAADLVVTVPHDWVGEMAQAGVLEPVGKYVTQTYLADLQGVAVEAFTFGGRLFGLPAFAESVALIYNKKYVKEPPRTWEEFLALAQRLTTGSTFGFLYNIGDPYFNFGFFKAFGAENVFAKDAKGNLDPSKLLIGGEAGEKALQFIKDLRFKYNLVPEGVDYGVADGAFKDGALAMILNGPWALGDYKKAKVDFGIAPFPTPPGARGAWGPFLGVQGVVVNAYSRNKTQAVNFAKTLVTGRNLVAFNQAGGRIPVSKSAVKQLEKDPVVAGFSKVFPLGAPMPNIPEMGKVWGPWGNAISLAIQKPDSNVKKIVEDMVAEIKKAIGK from the coding sequence ATGAGGAAGCTCGTTCCGGCATTGGCCCTAGGCCTTTCCCTGGCCCTCGCCCAGGGGAAGATCACCGTCTGGACCCACTTCGGCGGCCCCGAGCTGGAGTGGCTCAAGGAGCAGGCCCGGACCTTTGAAAGGACCTCCGGCACCAAGGTGGAGGTGGTGGAGGTCCCCTTCGGGGAGATCAAGCAGAAGTTCATCCTGGGCGCCCCCCAGGGCCAGGCGGCGGACCTCGTGGTCACCGTGCCCCACGACTGGGTGGGGGAGATGGCCCAGGCCGGGGTCCTCGAGCCCGTGGGCAAGTACGTAACCCAAACCTACCTCGCGGACCTTCAGGGCGTGGCGGTGGAGGCCTTCACCTTCGGGGGGCGGCTTTTTGGCCTGCCCGCCTTCGCCGAGAGCGTGGCCCTCATCTACAACAAGAAGTACGTGAAGGAACCCCCCAGGACCTGGGAGGAGTTTTTGGCCTTGGCGCAAAGGCTCACCACGGGTTCCACCTTCGGCTTCCTCTACAACATCGGCGACCCCTACTTTAACTTCGGCTTCTTCAAGGCCTTCGGCGCCGAGAACGTCTTCGCCAAGGACGCCAAGGGCAACCTGGACCCCAGCAAGCTCCTCATCGGGGGCGAGGCGGGGGAGAAGGCCCTCCAGTTCATCAAGGACCTCCGCTTCAAGTACAACCTGGTCCCCGAGGGGGTGGACTACGGGGTGGCGGACGGGGCCTTCAAGGACGGGGCGCTGGCCATGATCCTCAACGGCCCCTGGGCCCTGGGGGACTACAAGAAGGCCAAGGTGGATTTCGGCATCGCCCCCTTCCCCACGCCGCCCGGGGCCAGGGGGGCCTGGGGGCCCTTCCTGGGGGTCCAGGGCGTGGTGGTGAACGCCTACTCCAGGAACAAGACCCAGGCGGTGAACTTCGCCAAGACCCTGGTGACGGGGCGGAACCTCGTGGCCTTCAACCAGGCGGGCGGGCGCATCCCCGTCTCCAAGAGCGCGGTGAAGCAGCTGGAGAAGGACCCGGTGGTGGCGGGCTTTTCCAAGGTCTTCCCCTTGGGCGCCCCCATGCCCAACATCCCCGAGATGGGCAAGGTCTGGGGCCCCTGGGGGAACGCCATCAGCCTCGCCATCCAAAAGCCCGACTCCAACGTGAAGAAGATCGTGGAAGACATGGTGGCCGAGATCAAGAAGGCCATCGGCAAGTAA
- a CDS encoding ABC transporter permease subunit, with translation MKHPPGLKGFLLAMGLLLGLLLFSTGVGLLAYFLLEARFAPPGWTILVVALLVLVPGAVGVGRLFPWLSDWYYFLPALAFLLVFTLYPVGLTVYLVFTDYSGAKNGFPDRSTETKVVAQEGARLVLEAPAAEALRCDPCQGVPVEVYAQGHRMRARVLEAKGEALLLDRTPPFRAEFVAKVNAFRFVGLKNFAFILSQASQALFPVFLWNVTFATATVLLNALVGLLLGLILNNKGLKLRNFYRTALIVSWALPGVITVQVWVALLNYNFGAINRLLGVLGLYPIPWLNDPDWAKVAILLVNLWLGFPYMMTATLGALSTIPDELYEAAKVDGATPWQALLRITLPLLEKPMLPILLSSFAFNFNNFYIIYLLTGGGPAQEGRLATAQATDILISWAYKTAFSAEGQSAYGLGAAISLLIFAITVAISLVNFRVTGALREVK, from the coding sequence ATGAAGCACCCTCCCGGACTCAAAGGCTTCCTCCTGGCCATGGGGCTCCTCCTGGGGCTTCTCCTCTTCTCCACGGGGGTGGGCCTCCTGGCCTACTTCCTCCTGGAGGCCCGCTTCGCCCCACCGGGCTGGACCATCCTGGTGGTGGCCCTCCTGGTCCTGGTCCCGGGGGCGGTGGGGGTGGGAAGGCTCTTCCCCTGGCTTTCCGACTGGTACTACTTCCTCCCCGCCCTGGCCTTCCTCCTGGTCTTCACCCTCTACCCCGTGGGCCTCACCGTGTACCTGGTCTTCACCGACTACTCCGGAGCCAAGAACGGCTTCCCCGACCGCTCCACGGAGACGAAGGTGGTGGCCCAGGAGGGGGCGAGGCTCGTCCTCGAGGCCCCCGCGGCGGAGGCCCTGCGCTGCGACCCCTGCCAGGGGGTGCCCGTGGAGGTCTACGCCCAAGGGCACCGGATGCGGGCCAGGGTCCTCGAGGCCAAGGGGGAGGCCCTCCTCCTTGACCGCACCCCCCCCTTCCGCGCGGAGTTCGTGGCCAAGGTGAACGCCTTCCGCTTCGTGGGCCTCAAGAACTTCGCCTTCATCCTCTCCCAGGCGAGCCAGGCCCTCTTCCCCGTCTTCCTCTGGAACGTGACCTTCGCCACGGCCACCGTGCTCCTCAACGCCCTCGTGGGCCTTCTCCTGGGCCTCATCCTCAACAACAAGGGCCTTAAGCTTCGGAACTTCTACCGCACGGCCCTCATCGTCTCCTGGGCCCTGCCCGGCGTGATCACCGTCCAGGTCTGGGTGGCCCTCCTCAACTACAACTTCGGGGCCATCAACCGCCTTCTCGGGGTCTTGGGCCTCTACCCCATTCCCTGGCTCAACGACCCCGACTGGGCCAAGGTGGCCATCCTCCTCGTCAACCTCTGGCTCGGCTTCCCCTACATGATGACGGCCACCCTGGGGGCCCTTTCCACCATCCCCGACGAGCTCTACGAGGCGGCCAAGGTGGACGGGGCCACCCCTTGGCAGGCCCTCCTCCGCATCACCCTCCCCCTCCTGGAGAAGCCCATGTTGCCCATCCTGCTCTCCTCCTTCGCCTTCAACTTCAACAACTTCTACATCATCTACCTCCTCACCGGGGGTGGCCCGGCGCAGGAGGGGAGGCTCGCCACCGCCCAGGCCACGGACATCCTCATCTCCTGGGCCTACAAGACGGCCTTTAGCGCCGAGGGGCAGTCGGCCTACGGCCTGGGGGCGGCCATTAGCCTCCTCATCTTCGCCATCACCGTGGCCATCAGCCTGGTGAACTTCCGGGTGACCGGGGCGCTGAGGGAGGTGAAGTAG